AACTCACTTATCATATTATTCATATTTTCTATTTCAAAAATCATACGTTTATAAATAGGATCCTCTTCATGCTTCTCTCGTTGTAATTGCGTAAATCCTTTTAATGAAGCAAGTGGATTTTTAATTTCATGTCCAACCGTCGCTGCCATTTTTCCGATTACTGCTAATTTCTGTGATTCACTAGCAATCGCAATACTTTCCTTTACAGCTGAAAGATATTGTAAAAATCGGTTTAAAATGATATACGCAGCTATTAACATAAGTGTATACATAATAAGGAACATAAATGCTTTTACTTCCTCTAATACAAATAAATAAATTAAATATTTTCCTACAATAGAGGAAAGTAAAAACACATAGAATTTTTTATTTAAAAATATAGGTACAAAGAAAATGAGAATAATTTCTATTATATTTGTCGCATCAAACGCCGCCTTATTATAAAAAACATACGAAAATATATTAGCGAGTTCTATCCCTATGTATGCAAATATCCATGCATATTTAACAAGGTTTGCCTTCTCTTTTTTCATTAAATATATATTCACGCACAGTATTGCTACTCCGCAAATAACTTGCCATATTATGTTGTATCCCTTATCCATTATTGATTTATCTTCTAATACGATTGCATAGAAAATTTGATATACAATAACAATGACATATAACACCCATAAAAGGATTTTTGCATTTCTTTCTTCTTCTTTATATGATAGAAAACTTTCTTTCACTTCAACACCCCTTCAAAATAATATCTCGAAGAATACCATTTATTATAATAAATGATTTTCATAGACAAACAAAGATAAATCGAACATTTGAGGAAAATCATGCCAACTATGCAATATCTTCATGCTATATACAAGCATAAAAAACATAAACAATAATACGTATATTATCGGAGGTGTTTTTTATGGATGGCAAAAAAAATAAAAAGACCGAACAACTCCAATCTTTCATGCGTGAAAATGAAGGAAAGGAGATGACAACAAATACAGGTATTAAAATTTCAAACGATGAAAACTCTTTAACTGCCAGTGATCGTTTCAGAACGATTAGACATAGTGCAGGGAACGTCAAATGGACAGTGGGAAGTAAATGATACTTTCTTAACAGGCTCACCACTCTTTTATGATGGATTACTTCTTATCGGCGGAAAGATGGATGATCATTTTCTTAACAACGCAAGTTCATTTGTCGTAGAATCATATAATCACTTTAAGCCGATTGGCTCCTTCCAAAACGGCTCTTCTATTATTCAATCTTTAAATATCGAAGGAAAGCCTGGTGTTTTAATAGAACAAGACTCTACGCGACTAGCAAATGAATTTATTAAAGCTATGACAAAACAACGCTTTTGGGATCGAGTATATTCATAAAATAGGGGGACATTTATGTTTGTTACTGTCGAGAAAGATGTGCATATTTTTGTGCAAGACGTTAACCCTGGTCCAGGTAGTAAGACTGTTTTCTTCGTTCACGGATGGCCTTTAAATCATCAAATGTACCAATATCAACTCAATGTTTTACCTGAGCATGGCTTTCGCTGTATCGCCATGGATATACGAGGGAATGGGCAATCTGATAAGCCATGGACTGGTTACACGTATGATCGATTAGCCGATGATATCGCAATTGTTCTGGAAGCACTTCAAGTAGAGAACGCTACATTAGTCGGTTTCTCAGTTGGTGGTGCTCTTTCTATTCGCTATATGTCTCGCTATAATGGGCGCCGCATTTCTAAGCTCGCATTAATTGACGCTGTCTCCCCCTCTTTCGTTAAAAATCAAGAGTCCCCTTACGGTGTACCGAAAGAACAAGCAGATGCTCTCATTAATCAAATGTATGCTAATTTACCAAAATTTTTAAATGATGTATCTTTATCCTTTTTTAATAGAAACTTAGGGGCTGCAACCCTTGAATGGTTTTCTTATCTCGGTATGCAGTCCGCTTCTTATGCCCTTATAAAAATTTTACAAGCAGCTGCAAATGAAGATGTAACGAAAGATTTAAATAAAATTAACGTCCCAACAAAAATCTTCCACGGCGTTCACGACCAACTAATTCCTTACAAAAGTGCTGAGCTTACGCAACAACGAATTAAAAATTCTCAGTTACATGCTCTTACAAATAGTGGTCATGGTTCACCAATCGATCAAGCGGATGAATTAAATAAAGAACTGATAAAATTTTTACATGCATAACAACTGCAATACAAGAACGAAAGTTAATATAATCGATTTTTCACAAAACATAAAATTCACATATTTCTCACAAATACACAAATAAAACGATTACATTTTCATATATACTAAATGTACAGGTAATACTCCCTAAACCCAGCTTGTCTGGTTACCCCGTTAAATACTATGAAAAAAGAACTTGTATCGTTATACAAGTTCTTTTTGTTTCTTTTATTTAAAGAGGATATCTTTACTATATTGATTTCCGACGAGTAAATCATATTGGAGCATTTTATATTGCTCTAACATTTCTTTTTGTTTCTTTGTTAAATCATTGATTACTTCTCCATTTTTATCAACTTTTAATTCATCTCTAAGTACTGGTATTTCCTTGTAAAGTTCCGATAAAAATTGATAAAATAAGGATTTATTTAATCCTGCATAATCAAAAATAAGATTAGAAAAATGAATTGGGCTTACTAAACCTAAATTATCATTTGGCATATCAAAGTTTGCATACATTAATAGCGGCGTTTGCGCCATCGCTAAACGTTCATTCGATGTTTTTTCATTCGTTATATACTCATTTTCTTTATAAAAAGATTTATTTGTTCCTAATGATGGAAGATGATCTCCAAAGAATACTAATAATGTAGGTCTATCAAAATTATCTAGTTGCTCTATTAAATATTGAAGAGCCTCATCTGAACGTCTTAATCCTTCTGTATACGTCTCTAATTCTCCCTTTGATTCTTCATTTTCTAGACCGCTAATTTCGATTAGGTTTTCACCAAATCGGCCCTCTGTAAATGGAAAATGATTTTGCATCGTAACTGCATGAATAAATGTAGGTTGTTTTTGTTCCTCTAACTCAGCAATTATCTCTTTACTCATCGCTAAATCACTAATATAATCTCCATCAATATCCACATTTTCCATCGTGTCCTCTGCATTAAACTTATCAAATCCTAACACCTTATATACATCGTCACGTTTAAAGAATGTGCGACCAAATGAATGAATTGCACTTGTATAATAACCTTCTTTTTTCAACGCCGTAGGGATTGATGGAATTTCTTTCTTATTTGTAATAACCTGCTGATATGGTATAGAACCTGGCTTTAACAAACTCATTGAATAACTTGTTAATGCCTCAAATTCAACGTTCGCCGTATTTCCCCCAAATGTAGGAGAAATAGTTTGTCCACCAGGAAAGTTTTCTATATAATGATGTAAATTTGGTACAGGATCTTCACTAAAAGAAAGGTTAGTTACTTTCGTCGGATCCCAAAACGATTCACTCATTACAAAAATAATATTCGGTTTCTCTTTTTTCTTTTGGCTCCCTATATTTCCACTATATTGTTTTTTTATATCGTTTGCTATTTGAAGCATATTTTCTTTAGAATAATTTTTTGGTTTTTCCATAACTGTTGTATCTAAATTGCTAATAAACCCAAGTACAAAACCATTTGAAGCATAGTTCTCATTTTGATTCCACAAAACAAAATCTACACCTGATTTTTGAAATACTTTATTCATAAATGTATTCGCAAAATTACCATACGCATATAGAACAAAAATAGACCCTACTACTAATAAGGCTCTTATTCCTAGATGAATCTTTACATTTTGAATATACCTTCTCATATATATCCCTGCTACAATACAAGCTACGATACTTAAGATAATGACAAAAATATAACTCCAACTAAAATAGTCCATCACCATCGGTATAACAGATTGCATATGCGTAATTTGTGTAAAATCAGAAGGATATAACGGATCACCTCTGAAAATAAGCTTCAAATAATTCACAATACATAAAATGACTAACGTACAGCTCGTTAAAACCATACTTAGAAAAACCTTACCTATTAAATTATATACAAGAATATATATTGCATAAATTACTACAAAACTTAATATAAACTGCATATTATAAAAGTAAATCCAATTCATTGCCTCTATGAAACTCATATTAACTTGCATGACAATATAAAATAACGCTACTGTATGAGCTAGCAAAAATAATATAAAATGCTCTCGTAGGGATGCTCTAAGTATAGACATCTCTTTTTTATTGAAATGCGTAATATAAAACGTTATGCCCCATACGAAAATCATCATAACACTTAAAACAAGCTTTTGATTTAAATGATCTTTCATCATGTCTAAATTGAAAACCTTTAAAATCATAAACAGTATAGTTATTACTAATAAAGTCACCATACTACTTATAATGCTAGAAATTAATATATTTCTTTTTGGAAGATGAAAAAGTGTAGAACCATACTTCAATTCATTCCCTCTTTTCTATGTATTAATTTCACCTCGCATCGAAAAAACTATTTGTATTAAAATAACATATATCCTATATTTCGTCTGCAAACTTGCTTCTACTATAAATATATTTCCTTAATACTTCCTTAATCAATAGTTAAATTGTGGCATACAAATTACTCATTCTTGAAAAGCTTAATTTTAGCACTCCACTTTATGATATAATAACTATTTTTTAGAAATCCTTAATGCTATTAAAGATTCCACATGAAAATACGAAAGAATTAATAAACAAGCGTTGTACGTTTTTAACAACTATTACTATAACGAAAAGAACCCGCCACAAGACAGGTTCTTTTCGTTATTTTATGATGAAAGAGAAGATGATTAGCATGTGTATTATATAAAAGGAAGCAGCCATATTTTCCATACGATACATACGAGTACTGTAACTACAAAATCAAAAAAATCTAATCTCGGGCCTTTTTTCATATTCATATGTAGCCACATATGAAACCATTTTATTTTTGTATATTTATGGATGTTTTTCTTTGCAAATCGGTAAATAAGCATTTGCATGATAAAAAATCCGGCCACAAAAATAAATAATAAGATGAGAAATCCAATCACAAAATTCCTCCTATTTTTGTAGCGTTTTTTCTACTATCCGATTTTTCAAAACCCACTCTTCAAACTGGGCACTTCCAAATTCCCAGCTAAGATCGCGAGCATGTACAGAAAAAACGTAATGACCAGCATATTCGTCCATAAATCTCCCTAACTCTACATCGTCTTTCTGAATACCGTATACTCCAAAATTAAAATACACATCCCATACGTCTTCATTCTTTCTCTTATAAGCAATCGATTCCATATCACATTCTGTCCCGAAATAATCAAGATGTAAATGTACGCTATCATCGTATTCGTACTCCATTTTATCACCCCTTATATTTGTACTTCTTTACCACCAAAAAAATTCCTGCTATCTACACTCACATATGGGCGATTACCTACATATCATGCTTGTAGAGTGACTTCTAGGAGGTGTTATATAGTGAAAAAATTAATCGCGATTTTTTGCATCATGTTACTAGCTGTTTTTACTTTTGCTGCTTGTAGTAGTAAAAAAGAAGGTACGAAAGAACAAACTCAAAACATTCGCGTCGGCGAAGTTACCCATTCTCTCTTCTATGCCCCATTATATGTTGGGATTGAAAAAGGATTTTTTAAAGATGAAGGACTAAATATTGACCTACAAACAACAGCTGGTGGCGATAAAACGATGACCGCCCTATTATCTGGCGGAATTGATATTGCTCTCGTCGGTTCTGAAACGTCTATTTACGTTCATCAACAAGGAGCGAAAGACCCTGTCATTAACTTTGCACAGCTTACACAAACAGATGGGACATTTTTAGTTTCACGTAAAAAACTAGACTCTTTTAATTGGAATGACGTAAAAGGTGTTACATTTTTAGGACAGCGTAAAGGCGGCATGCCGCAAATGGTTGGGGAATACGTTTTAAAGAAAAATGGCATTGATCCTCGTAAAGATACGAACTTAATTCAAAATATCGAATTTGCTAATATTGCAAATGCCTTTGCATCTGGTACAGGAGAGTTTGTCCAGCTCTTTGAACCGACTGCAAGCATATTCGAAAAAGAAGGTAAAGGTTATATCGTCGCTTCATTCGGAAATGAATCTGGTACTGTTCCTTATACAACATTCATGGCAAAAGAAAGTTTCTTAAAGAAAGATAAAGCTGCTGCTGAAAAGTTCACACGTGCGCTCTATAAAGCACAGCAATGGGTTGATACACATAGTCCAGAAGAGATTGCTGATGCTGTTTCCCCGCTATTTAAAGACACTTCAAAAGACATTACAGTAAAAGTAATTGAACGGTATAAAAAGCAACATTCTTATGCGACAAATCCACTACTAGATGCGGAAGAATGGAAACAGCTCCAAACGATTATGAAAGACGCTGGTGAATTACAAAAAGAAGTCCCACATGAAGCGCTCGTCAATACAAAAATTGCCGAAAGCGTTATTAAGAAATAGAGGCGAAGTGTATGAGTTTTTTACAAATACGTAACGTTTCTCACTGCTTTTTTGCAAAAGAGAATGCCAAACTTATTCTTGAAGATATGAGCTTACAAGTGGAAGAAGGCGAATTTATTTCTATACTCGGCCCAAGTGGTTGCGGTAAAACAACGCTCCTCTCAATCATTGCTGGGTTACTTGATCCAATTGATGGTATTGTCTTTTTAGATGGTGAACCAATTACAACGAAAACATCATCTATGGGATATATGTTGCAGCAAGATTACTTATTCCCGTGGAAAACGATTGAAGAAAATATTATGCTTGGACTTCATATTCGAAGGATTTATGATGAACAAATGAAAGAACATACTTTAAATCTTTTAAAGCAAGTCGGTCTACATGGGGTAGAAAGACAATATCCTCGTGAACTATCCGGCGGTATGCGTCAACGTGCTGCTCTCGTTCGAACGTTAGCAACTGATCCGAAAATTTTATTACTAGATGAACCATTCTCCGCACTCGATTATCAAACGAAATTAAAACTAGAAGAACTCGTTTTCAACTTACTAAATAAATATAAGAAAACATCACTACTTGTTACTCACGATATTGAAGAGGCGATTGCGATGAGTGATCGTATTTATTTACTTCAAGCGAATCCTGGAAAAATCGCGAAAACCTTTATCGTCCCGGAAAGTATCCGTTCTTTATCACCGTTAGAAGCACGCCATCACTACGATTTCCCAGCCCTCTTTCAAGATATATGGAAGGAGCTGGAACGACTTGGATAATATAAAACAACTACATGAACAATTTCGAAAGAAAGAACGCAGGCGTGCTTGGATTGCTCGCTCACTACAGCTTTTACTACTTATTCTTTTCTTTGCACTATGGGAAATAGCTAGCAAAAAAGAATGGATTGATCCTTTACTCTTTAGCTCTCCTTCGAGTATTTGGGATCTCTTCTTAACGAAATGGATCGACGGTTCACTTTGGGTCCACATATGGACGACATTGCTGGAAACAGGAGTAGGCTTCATTCTCGGAACGGTACTCGGTGCTATTATTGCCACGTTTCTTTGGTGGATGCCACTTCTAGCCCGCGTACTTGATCCTTACCTCGTCGTCCTAAATGCAATGCCAAAAGTTGCACTCGGTCCAATCATCATCGTTATTTTCGGTCCAAACATTTCATCTTCTATCGCAATGGGAGTAATCATTTCCATCATCATTACCATTCTCGTTATTTACAGTGCATTTCAAGAAGTCGATTCTAACTATATAAAAGTGATGGACACATTTGGCGCAAATAAATGGCAATGTTATAAGCAAGTCGTTCTCCCTGCATCCTTTCCAGCAATTATCTCAACGTTAAAAGTAAATGTTGGTTTATCCTGGGTTGGTGTTATTTTCGGAGAACTTCTCGTTTCCAAACAAGGACTTGGCTACTTAATTAGCTACGGATTCCAAGTCTTTAACTTCACACTCGTCTTACTTAGCGTACTACTCACATGTGTTCTTGCAACTCTTATGTATGTATTTGTTGAGGCATTTGAAAAAATTCTAATTGGAAAAAGAAAAAGAAGCTGACTCAAAACAGTGCGCTATAGTCAGCTTCTTTCTTTTACCTTTTATCACACATTTTCGTTTCATTTGTAATGTTTCCATCCGCAACCGTAACTGTATGGAAACAGTCTTTCACACGTACTGTAACGACATTATCTTTTCGATCTATCACATGATAATCATTAAACTTTTCATTCAAAGCACTACGAATTTGCTCCCCTTCAAAAATCGGAAAACCGTGAGACATTACCCAAATGAGACCAGCAACAGCAAGAATCGTTTTCATACGTTTCATTACCTCCTCGAGAGTAAACTTATAGTCCCTACAACACGCGCATTATAATTGTGTCTAAATTGTGACATTTTTATACTAATTCTCTTTTGTGCCTCCAGTTCCTTCTTCTTTTTGATAAAAATACAGAATTTTCAATTTTATCAACATAAGAAAAAACGCAAAGAATTAAAAATTCTTCACGCTTTTCTTTAACGAAACTATATCGAAAGCATAACTCACATTAGTCTCCACTTTGTTGTTCTATCGTTTTCGAAACATCATATAATCCTGACAGCACTTCCGCTCTCATTTTTACAAGCTCAGGGAACTGATAGAAGAAAGCAATTTTCTTATATTTTAACTCTGTTCCTTCTTTCACTTTTTTTGAATCTTGTAAAATGAACGCTGTAAATGTATCTGCGATATCTTCCGTTACATTTGTTGTTCCATATAGCGATACAAAATCATCATGCTTTTCTTTATAAAATTCAATTTGTGCCTCTTCACTTTCTTCTACTTTCTTTTCTGTCCACTCTTGCTCAATTGGTTTCCAAAATTCATTATAAAATTGGTTAATATACGAAGTTTTTCTCGCACATCCATTTTTCACGAACACCGTTTTACATTTATTTCGATACGATGAAATGTCTTTCTCTTCATCAAACGCCTCTAAATACTTTCTATCCACTGGTACTTGTTTATGTCCAATCGTTAATACGTGAGCCGTTTCATGAATTAATGTTTTCATCACTTCATCTATATTCACCCCAGAATCGAGCACGTCTAAACTAAGCAACCAATCTCTCGGGTCATCTATACTTGGCATGACATGGGCAACAACGCCATCATAACCATCCGTTATTAGACCAAATCCTGTTATATTCTCACGATATTTCACTGGGACGAGAGTGCGATACATGTCCCATAAGGTTTCATGATACTCTCTATCTTGTCGCTGACTTAACAAATCATCTTTTGCTACTTCGTCATCTGCAAAAACTTTATTCAATCTCTTACGATCCAATCTCTCAAAATAAGGATCTACAATTTCATCATCATCGATATAATAAGAAGCTAAAAAGAAGTAATTGTCATCCTCTTCTTTTTTCTGTTCCGCCTCTTTCATATTCATACTTTCATACTCTTCTATGTCATAATCCTCTACTTTTTCAAGTTCTGAAAGTTCCTCTATCTTTTTATATACTTTTTGTAATGTTTTATCTCCTATTTGCGTGCACTCTTCTTCTGTTTTACAAATTTCTTTTTCTTTTGTAACCTCGATAGCACTATCGCATCCTGCAACTAAACCGCTTGCTATAATACAACACACTAACTTGCCATACAGTTTCTTCATACAATCCCCCATTATTCCATTCTACAAAATATCATAATCATTTTTTTGCGAATATGCGATAATTAATTATAAAAACTGCAAGGAGGCTTCTCATGATTCGTGCAATCTTATTCGACTTAGATGGAACACTATTAGATCGACGCCAATCTTTAGAACAATTTATTTGTGAGCAATATAATCGCTTCTCCTCACATTTGATGAGTATAGAGAAATCAAAGTATTGTTCTCGATTTCTTGAACTCGATAATAATGGCTATACGTGGAAGGATAAAGTATATGCTACTCTCCTTTCCGAATACAACATTACTACTTTAACGCAAGAGCAACTACTACACGACTATATTACAAACTTCCAACATCATTGTATTCCTTTCAAAAACACGCATGAACTACTTCAACAGTTAAAAAAGCGAAACATTAAAATTGGTATTATCACAAACGGTTTTACTGAATTTCAGATGAGCAACCTTCGAGCACTACATATACATACGTATACAAACACCATTCTCGTTTCAGAAGCTGAAGGAATTAAAAAACCTCACCCTGAAATTTTCGAACGTGCTTTGCAAAGACTAGATGTGAAGGCAGAAGAATGTCTTTATATTGGAGATCATCCAGAAAACGATGTGCTTGGTTCTGAACAAGTAGGGATTCTTGGTGTTTGGAAAAAAGATTCGTTTTGGGGTGATTTTAAGCATTCACGTATCGTAGATGATTTGTTGGAGGTGCTTTCGTTTTTAGAGGTGGAGGTGGAGATAAAAATACAATAATAGTAATTAAATTATATCAACAATTTTCACAATATATTGATTTACCGACAAAAAATAATAAGAGGAGGCAGTTGTTCAAAAACGCCTCCTCTTATTATTCATATACTGTAAACTGCGGTTTACTCGGATGATCTTTTACTAGCGCATCATCTGGAAACTTTGAAACTTTTTGATATACGGCAATGTCGCCGATACACCCTGCTGTTAGTAGAATTCCTAAAAATGAGAGTGGCTCCAGATTCATAGCTAATCCCAATACAATTGGCAAAATTCCAGTTGGTAAAAACGGAAGCATTAACACTTTCTTCATTTGCTTTACTGTAACCGCCTGTTTAGAATGAGCATATGCAACACCTAATTTCCAATTAACGCCCCATTTTAGTTCACTCCACGGAACACCTCCGATATAGCGAAAGCCAATTAAATGTATCGCTTCATGAATACAAACGAGAACAATCATTGCGATAATAAAAAGAAACATCGTTAATAATGTAACTTCGACTTGAACCCCACCTGAAAGAAATATATGCAAATAACCAATTCCAACCGACAAAGCAATTATTATAAAAAATAAAGAAAAGTTTAATTTAACCATCGAAACAGTAACAGTCGTTTCTTTTCTTTTATCCATCTTCCCCCTCCTAAAATGTAAATATATCTTTACAAAATTGTATAATATCCCTAAAATAATGTAAAGATATGTTTACATTTATTCTTACATACAAAAAAAGAAACCGGCTACTTTACTTTGTAAAACAGCCGATTTCTTCTATATGTTTCATCGTACGCGCTAATACGTCATCGCGCATTATAAAGCTAAATTTTCTATTCGTTTTAATGTTGTCAGGAATGTCTTTTAATAAAACAGACCCTTTCGTTTCTTCGTAATGCGTATGTTCTTCTACCGCACTAATTGTTGCAAAATAAATGTTTTTAATGATTATTTTGTCTTTTCCAGATACTTTGTATTGTCCTAAGTAAGTTAAATCAGAAACTATGCCGCCGGTTTCTTCATGAACCTCTCGAACTGCCGCTTCTTCCGGTGTTTCCCCTAGTTCTACTTTACCACCTGGAAATTCAAGACCGCGACGTAAATGATGCGTTAATAACCATTGATCCCCGTACCGGCATACAACCCAAACATGCTTTGGCTCAGGAGAAAATGGATAACGTTCAAACGATAATTGTACAGTGTTGTGGTAATAATCTTTAAATTTGTACATGCCATTACTCCCCTATTGATGGTTACAAGTTTTTCCTACCACAAATTGTAGCATATTCTCGCTTTTCTGCATAATATTATCCAATTACAATCCATTGATTATTCCCATTTGTGCGACTAATTCTTTCGTCTCATGATTTCCTAAATCGTAAATCATTTTATATGCTTTTTGTAGTTGTTCATCATATCGGTCATTATTTGAATCGTGATGATACTCAACAAATGGAACGTGGGAGCGTACAAATGACCCTAAATCTTCTACATATGCTTGATCAAAGTGCTCTCTTAATTCCGTAATTTCCTCATCATTTGCCGAAATCTCAAAATTATACGTATCCGCCGTCTTCACTTGTGAAATTTGACCGTTTCCTATTGATATATAATATGTTTTTTTCGTCTCCATGTAACACCCTTCTTTCATCCTTTTATTTTCTATTGTTTTCATCAATTACAAAATTATGTAAAATAAAGAAAAGGAGGGATTTTATGTTCAAAATATTAATTATCGGTATTATCATCGTCCTAATCATCCTCGTACTCTCCGTCATGACAATTAATAAAGGCTATGCTTATAAACATTCCGTCGATAAACTAGAAGACAATCCTTATACAAAAAAGAATAAGGAGAATTCCTAATATGCTTCGTATACTTCGCATCATAGTAGCACTCACTGTGATCGTTATGTCGGCAATTGGATTATATACAGGTCAAAATAATTCTTTACCTCTTTCACAATTTCTATTAGGGGCTTTAATGTTTCTCATCGCATTTGAACAAATAAAGAAAAGGGAATCAGCAACTGGACTTATTTGTATTATTGCCGGTGCTTTCATTTGGATTGTTCTCATTATTACCTACATAAAATAGAGGAGGTCTTTTATGCTAAAATGGGGACGGATTACTTTATCACTTATTGCCTTATCTATAGCAATCTATGGATTTTTTACTGGTAATAGAGAAATAATCCCTTATATGTTCATCTTTTTAGGAGGTATGGCCCTCACCATAAGTTTAGAGGAAATATTAAAACAGCAAACAGGAGGTAGTGTGCTCGCTCTACTAGCAGGAGCCGCTGCTTTATTTATTGGTTTCACAGAAATATTCTAGTAAATGGTCTAAAGGGGGCTATACGATGCTAACTCTAACTATATTACGGATTTTTTTAGCATTTTTCATGCTTCTC
This DNA window, taken from Bacillus cereus ATCC 14579, encodes the following:
- a CDS encoding ATP-binding protein, producing MKESFLSYKEEERNAKILLWVLYVIVIVYQIFYAIVLEDKSIMDKGYNIIWQVICGVAILCVNIYLMKKEKANLVKYAWIFAYIGIELANIFSYVFYNKAAFDATNIIEIILIFFVPIFLNKKFYVFLLSSIVGKYLIYLFVLEEVKAFMFLIMYTLMLIAAYIILNRFLQYLSAVKESIAIASESQKLAVIGKMAATVGHEIKNPLASLKGFTQLQREKHEEDPIYKRMIFEIENMNNMISELMEVATCKPSIYKKHDVGKIVLQVITSLREKIDELNIQFISNVEEKTIEVECDERKIRGVFLYTIKNALEAMGQGGILHLQLENKGKEYVMISVIDNGHGIKQENLPRVTEAFYTTKQDKIGLGLTVANRIVAEHLGELHISSEKDTGTRIDIILPRKCGNTEIQVEEKLGVTI
- a CDS encoding alpha/beta fold hydrolase, translating into MFVTVEKDVHIFVQDVNPGPGSKTVFFVHGWPLNHQMYQYQLNVLPEHGFRCIAMDIRGNGQSDKPWTGYTYDRLADDIAIVLEALQVENATLVGFSVGGALSIRYMSRYNGRRISKLALIDAVSPSFVKNQESPYGVPKEQADALINQMYANLPKFLNDVSLSFFNRNLGAATLEWFSYLGMQSASYALIKILQAAANEDVTKDLNKINVPTKIFHGVHDQLIPYKSAELTQQRIKNSQLHALTNSGHGSPIDQADELNKELIKFLHA
- a CDS encoding LTA synthase family protein, which encodes MKYGSTLFHLPKRNILISSIISSMVTLLVITILFMILKVFNLDMMKDHLNQKLVLSVMMIFVWGITFYITHFNKKEMSILRASLREHFILFLLAHTVALFYIVMQVNMSFIEAMNWIYFYNMQFILSFVVIYAIYILVYNLIGKVFLSMVLTSCTLVILCIVNYLKLIFRGDPLYPSDFTQITHMQSVIPMVMDYFSWSYIFVIILSIVACIVAGIYMRRYIQNVKIHLGIRALLVVGSIFVLYAYGNFANTFMNKVFQKSGVDFVLWNQNENYASNGFVLGFISNLDTTVMEKPKNYSKENMLQIANDIKKQYSGNIGSQKKKEKPNIIFVMSESFWDPTKVTNLSFSEDPVPNLHHYIENFPGGQTISPTFGGNTANVEFEALTSYSMSLLKPGSIPYQQVITNKKEIPSIPTALKKEGYYTSAIHSFGRTFFKRDDVYKVLGFDKFNAEDTMENVDIDGDYISDLAMSKEIIAELEEQKQPTFIHAVTMQNHFPFTEGRFGENLIEISGLENEESKGELETYTEGLRRSDEALQYLIEQLDNFDRPTLLVFFGDHLPSLGTNKSFYKENEYITNEKTSNERLAMAQTPLLMYANFDMPNDNLGLVSPIHFSNLIFDYAGLNKSLFYQFLSELYKEIPVLRDELKVDKNGEVINDLTKKQKEMLEQYKMLQYDLLVGNQYSKDILFK
- a CDS encoding DUF3986 family protein is translated as MEYEYDDSVHLHLDYFGTECDMESIAYKRKNEDVWDVYFNFGVYGIQKDDVELGRFMDEYAGHYVFSVHARDLSWEFGSAQFEEWVLKNRIVEKTLQK
- a CDS encoding ABC transporter substrate-binding protein, whose translation is MKKLIAIFCIMLLAVFTFAACSSKKEGTKEQTQNIRVGEVTHSLFYAPLYVGIEKGFFKDEGLNIDLQTTAGGDKTMTALLSGGIDIALVGSETSIYVHQQGAKDPVINFAQLTQTDGTFLVSRKKLDSFNWNDVKGVTFLGQRKGGMPQMVGEYVLKKNGIDPRKDTNLIQNIEFANIANAFASGTGEFVQLFEPTASIFEKEGKGYIVASFGNESGTVPYTTFMAKESFLKKDKAAAEKFTRALYKAQQWVDTHSPEEIADAVSPLFKDTSKDITVKVIERYKKQHSYATNPLLDAEEWKQLQTIMKDAGELQKEVPHEALVNTKIAESVIKK
- a CDS encoding ABC transporter ATP-binding protein; translation: MSFLQIRNVSHCFFAKENAKLILEDMSLQVEEGEFISILGPSGCGKTTLLSIIAGLLDPIDGIVFLDGEPITTKTSSMGYMLQQDYLFPWKTIEENIMLGLHIRRIYDEQMKEHTLNLLKQVGLHGVERQYPRELSGGMRQRAALVRTLATDPKILLLDEPFSALDYQTKLKLEELVFNLLNKYKKTSLLVTHDIEEAIAMSDRIYLLQANPGKIAKTFIVPESIRSLSPLEARHHYDFPALFQDIWKELERLG
- a CDS encoding ABC transporter permease, which produces MDNIKQLHEQFRKKERRRAWIARSLQLLLLILFFALWEIASKKEWIDPLLFSSPSSIWDLFLTKWIDGSLWVHIWTTLLETGVGFILGTVLGAIIATFLWWMPLLARVLDPYLVVLNAMPKVALGPIIIVIFGPNISSSIAMGVIISIIITILVIYSAFQEVDSNYIKVMDTFGANKWQCYKQVVLPASFPAIISTLKVNVGLSWVGVIFGELLVSKQGLGYLISYGFQVFNFTLVLLSVLLTCVLATLMYVFVEAFEKILIGKRKRS
- a CDS encoding HAD family hydrolase; translation: MIRAILFDLDGTLLDRRQSLEQFICEQYNRFSSHLMSIEKSKYCSRFLELDNNGYTWKDKVYATLLSEYNITTLTQEQLLHDYITNFQHHCIPFKNTHELLQQLKKRNIKIGIITNGFTEFQMSNLRALHIHTYTNTILVSEAEGIKKPHPEIFERALQRLDVKAEECLYIGDHPENDVLGSEQVGILGVWKKDSFWGDFKHSRIVDDLLEVLSFLEVEVEIKIQ
- a CDS encoding DUF3267 domain-containing protein, yielding MDKRKETTVTVSMVKLNFSLFFIIIALSVGIGYLHIFLSGGVQVEVTLLTMFLFIIAMIVLVCIHEAIHLIGFRYIGGVPWSELKWGVNWKLGVAYAHSKQAVTVKQMKKVLMLPFLPTGILPIVLGLAMNLEPLSFLGILLTAGCIGDIAVYQKVSKFPDDALVKDHPSKPQFTVYE